The DNA sequence TGGTTGATGCGGGTCTGCAAGCGGGCCAGCCGCTGTTTTTTCTCCGCTTCGGGGGTTGCGTCGGGCAATTGGGCCGCCGGCGTGCCAGGGCGCGGGCTGTAGACGAAGCTGAACGACTGGTCGAAGCCCACGTCCTCGATCAGGCGCATCGTGGCCTCGAAATCCTCTGCCGTTTCCCCCGGGAATCCGACGATGAAGTCCGAGGAGATGCTCATGCCGGGCCGGATGCGGCGTAGCTTGCGGATGGTCGATTTGTATTCGATTGCGGTATGGCCGCGCTTCATCAGCGCCAGTATCCGGTCCGATCCGCTCTGCACCGGCAGGTGCAGATAGCTGACGAGTTCGGGGATCGCGGCGTACGCCTGCACCAGAGCATCGTTGAATTCGATCGGATGCGAGGTGGTGTAGCGCAGGCGATCGATGCCCTCCACGCCAGCCACCAGCGCCAGCAACTCGGCGAAATCGACGATCTCCCCGAGATGGTTGCGGCCGCGGTAGGCGTTGACGTTCTGGCCCAGCAGGTTGACTTCACGCACGCCCTGAGCGGCCAGCTGGACGATTTCGACCAGCACGTCGTCGAGCGGCCGGCTCACTTCCTCGCCCCGGGTGTAAGGGACCACGCAGAAGCTGCAGTACTTGCTGCAACCCTCCATCACCGAGACGAAGGCGCTCGGCCCGTCCACCGAGGGAGCGGGCAGGTGGTCGAATTTCTCGATCTCGGGAAAGCTGATATCGACCAGCGGTCCACTGTGCTCGCCGTTGCGGGTCCGGTCGATCATCTCGGGCAGGCGGTGCAGGGTTTGCGGGCCGAATACCAGGTCCACGTACGGGGCACGCCGGCCTATATCGCCACCTTCCTGGCTGGCAACGCAACCGCCAACCCCGATCACCAGCCCGGGTTTGCGCAATTTCAGCTTGCGCCAGCGCCCGAGTTGGTGAAATACCTTGTCTTGGGCTTTTTCGCGGATCGAGCAGGTGTTGAGAAGCAGCACATCGGCTGCCTCCGGGTCGTCGGTGGGCAGCAGGCCGTGCGTTTCGCGCAGGAGGTCCAGCATGCGCGAGGAATCGTACTCGTTCATCTGGCAGCCGTGCGTCTGCACGAATACCTTGCCGGCGGGGCGATCGCTCATCGGTTGTGGTGTCAGGTGCTCAACAGGGCGGGAATTATAGCGGGCACGGCAGGGCATGCACAGGCACGATGGCGAATCGATGTGGTATCCTGCCCGCCCTCGATTTTTCATGCACCGGCTGCGAGCGAATTGCCCCATGGCGGCTGAACCGATCTACAAAGTCATCTTCATCAATCAGAATCAGGTTTTCGAACTCTTTGCCAGGCAGATCTACCAGAGCGATCTGTACGGCTTCATCGAGGTCGAGGACTATATTTTCGGCGAGCGCAGCCAGATCGTCGTTGATCCGGCGGAGGAGCGGCTGAAAAGCGAGTTCGCGGGGGTAAAGCGCAGCTATATCCCGATGCACGCGATCGTGCGTATCGACGAGGTCGAGAAAGAGGGCTCGGTGCGCATTCGCGATGCCAAGAGCAGTGATGGCAAGGTCATGACCCTGCCGCTGCCGGGCTTGCGCCCGCAGTTCGGCGCGGGCTCGAGCGAGCCGCCCGGAGACGGCTGAGCCGGTTTCAGGCCGCGAGACGCTGGCGTACGCTGGCAAGCTGCACGCACACCACGAACACCTCCATCGCGCGCTCGATTTCCTCCAACGACGGAAAACTCGGTGCGATGCGGATATTGCGATCCTCGGGATCCTTTCCATGGGGAAAGGTGGCGCCGGCGGGGGTCAGTTTCACGCCCGCCGCGTCCGCCAATCTCACCACCTCGCGCGCGAGGCCCGGGCGGGTGTCGAAGCCAATGAAATAACCGCCTTGCGGATTTTCCCAGGAGCCCATCCCGGTGCCGCCCAGTTCCCGCTCCAATGCGTCGAGCACCGCCTTGAAGCGCGGGCGCAACAGCGTCGCATGCCGTTCCATATGGGCTAGCAGGTTGGCGTGATCGCGCAGGAAGGCCACGTGCCGCTTCTGGTTGAGCTTGTCGGGACCGATGCTGGCAAAGCCCAGGTGATGGCGTATCGCGCGCAGATTGGGCTCCGAAGCCGCCATGAAAGCGACGCCGCTGCCGGCGTAGGTGATCTTCGACGTGGAGCCGAACAACAATACGCTGTTCTCGGTGCCAAGGCGCTGGCAGGCGGCGTATACCGGGGCCAGCGCCGGGGCATCGGCATGCAGCGCATGCACCGCGTAGGCATCGTCCCAGAACAGGCGAAAGCCGGGTGCGGCACGCTTGCCGAGCGCCGCGCAACGCTCGACAGTCGTGGCGTCGTAGACTGCGCCGGTGGGGTTGGAAAAGCGTGGCACGCACCACATGCCGCGGATCGAGGGGTCGCTGTCGATCAGCGCCTCGACCGCATCCATGTCCGGTCCGGTCGCGGTCATCGGTACCGTGACCAGTTCGATGCCGAGATGTATGCAGGCATTGAAATGCCGGTCGTAACCGGGCACCGGACAGATGAAGCGTACCTTGCCACCGTGATGCCAGGCCGATTCCGCGCCTTCGAAACCCAAATGCAGGCCATAGAACAGGCATTGATACATCAGCGTCAGGCTGCTGTTGCCGCCGATCAGCATATCGCCTGCCGCAACCTGCAGCACCGGCGCGAACAGTTGCTTGGCCTCCGCGAGGCCATCCAGGCCACCGTAATTACGCAGGTCGGTACCGTCGTCGGCGCGGAAGCCGCCGGCCAGCGCGGTGTCCAGCCCCGCGGAGAGATCGAGTTGCTCCGGACTCGGCTTGCCGCGCGTCAGATCGAGCTTCAGGCCGTGCCCGCACAGCGCCGCGTAGCGGTTCTCGAGGTGGGCCAGGGAGGGGTGGTCGGCCTGTTCGATGTGCAGCATGGCATTGCTCCGCGGCGTCTTGGGGTTTCGGATCGGCATTCTAGAACCAGCGCCCGGGGATCTCATTGCCCGGTTTTGGTGAAATTGCGCGTCGTCCTGACGATTCAAATCCGCTCGTGGTGGACATACACTGCCGCCTGACCCTTTTGCGGAGACCGGCATGAACACCCCGCTCATGTATCTGCTGCGGCTCGTCCTGTTGCTCACCGCCCCGTCCGCGAACTGAGGCATCGTAGGTGTTGCGCCCGTCCCGGCTGCCCGATGTCGGCACCACGATCTTCAGCGTGATGTCGCAAAAAGCCGCGCTGTACGGCGCCCTCAACCTGGCGCAGGGGTTTCCGGATTTCGCGGTCCCCCAGCCGTTGTGCGCGGCCCTCACCCGGCATCTCGAACTCGGTCACAATCAATACGCCCCGATGGCAGGGCTGGTGGAGTTGCGCGAGCAGATCGCGCTGAAAGTGGAGCGCAGCTACGGTTGTCGCGTCGATGCGGAGTTGGATGTTACCGTGGTGCCGGGCGCGACCGAGGCCATTTTCTGCGCGATCATGGCCAGTGTCGGTCCGGGCGATGAGGCGATCCTGTTCGATCCGAGCTATGACAGCTACGAGCCATCCGTGCGCCTGGCCGGTGGCCGGGCAGTGCGAATTCCGTTGCAGGCGGCGGATTTTCGCATCGACTGGCAACGGGTACGCGAGGCGCTTTCGCCGCGCACCCGCCTGATCGTGATCAACACGCCGCACAATCCGACCGGCAGCGTGCTCGATGCCGCGGATCTCGATGCGCTGGAAGACATCCTGCAGTCGAGTGATGCGCTGCTGCTGGCCGACGAGGTCTACGAACACCTGGTTTTCGATGGTGCCCTGCACCAAAGTGTGCTGCGGCGTCCGGCGCTCGCGGAGCGCGCCTTCGCGGTGTTTTCCTTTGGCAAGACCTTTCATGCGACCGGCTGGAAAACAGGTTACTGCGTGGCGCCGAAGGCACTCACCGCGGAGTTTCGCCGGATCCACCAGTTCGTGACGTTTGTGGCCGTCACTCCGATCCAGCATGCGCTGGCCGATTTCATGCGCGATGAGCCGCAGCATGTCGATACGCTTGGCTCGTTCTACCAGGCCAAGCGCGAGCTGTTCGTCGAGCGCCTCGCCGGTTCGCGCTGGGGCGTGAGGCGCTCGGCCGGAACCTACTTCCAGTTGCTCGATTACAGCGCGATCAGCGATCTGGGCGATGTCGAGATGGCCGAGTTCCTCGTCAGCCAGCATGGCGTCGCGGCGATTCCGGTGTCGGTGTTCTGCCAGCATCCACCGCCGATGCGCCTGTTGCGTTTCTGCTTCGCGAAGAAAGACGACACCCTGATCCGGGCGACGGAGCTGTTATGCGCGATCTGAACCTGGTGCTGCTGCAGCAAGCCCTGATGTGGCAGGATCCTCCCGCCAACCGCGCGCGCTTTGGTGCATTGCTCGATTCCGTGACCGGGGCCGACCTGGTGCTGCTGCCGGAAATGTTCAGTACCGGCTTCACCATGGAGCCCGCGGTCTGCGCCGAGGACATGAGCGGCGCCAGCATCGGTTGGCTGCGCGAGCACGCGGCCCGGCTGGATGCCGCGCTGGGCGGGAGCCTCGCCGTGCGTGAAGCCGCCGGATTCCGCAATCGCTTTGTACTGGCACGCCCCGACGGTGAGCTCGAGTGCTATGACAAGCGCCACCTGTTCCGCATGGCGGGCGAGCACCACAGCTATCTCGCCGGTGAGCGCCGGGTGCTGATCGAATGGCGTGGCTGGCGATTGTGCCCGATGGTTTGTTACGACCTGCGATTTCCCGTCTGGAGCCGCAACCGGGGCGATTACGATGTGCTGGTCTATGTTGCGAACTGGCCGGCACGGCGTCGTGAGCACTGGCGCGCGCTTCTGCTGGCGCGCGCGATCGAGAACCAGGCCTTCGTGGTGGGCGTGAACCGGGTCGGGGTGGACGGCAAGGGCGTCGACTACGCCGGCGACAGCCTGGTCATCGACCCCTGGGGCAAGGTGTTGCTCGATGCGGGCGCCGAGGCCGGCGTGCACGCGCTGAGCCTGAGTGCGGCAACGCTCACCAACTGCCGGGAAAAATTCCCGGCCCACCTGGACGCCGACGCGTTCGTCATGGACGGTTGACGACGCGCCGCCGCAGGGGCCTCAGCTGGCGAACAGCGGGCGCGACATTTCCGCCCAGTCGATATCGCCGTCGTCCTTGAGATTTTCATATTCGAGCATGCCGAGTTTCTCGAACTGCGGACGGGTGGTATCGGTCAGCAGCCCGATGCGCCGCAGGTTCGGCATCACGCGCATGAACATCAGGTTGCGGAACATCTGGCGGAACTCGCCCTCGAGGTAGATGCCGCGCGCTTCCTCGACATTCCATCCCCAGTGATGGAATACGTCTTTGGGGATCATCCGTTCGCGCGCCACCACGCAGGCCTCGTAGGCAAAGCGGGCGCGTTCCTCGCGCTCCGCTTCGCTCAGACCTTTCAGGTGTTCCTCGAGATAGTTGATCCCGAAGGTCACGTGGCGCGCTTCGTCGCGCAACACCAGCTCGATCACGTCATTGAGCAACTCGCCGGGTGGCGTGGTGGCTTTCATGGTGGCAAACGCGGAAAGCGCGAGCCCCTCGATGATCAGCTGCATGCCGATGAACTTGAGATCCCAGCGCGGGTCGGTGAGGATCTTGTCGAGCAGGCTTTTCAGCGCCGGATCGACCGGATACATATAACCGACCTTGGTCTGCAGGTACTTGTTGAAGACCTCGACGTGGCGCGCCTCGTCGAAGGTCTGCGAGCCGGCGTAGAGTTTTGCGTTCAGGGTAGGGGCGCAACTGACCAGCTGCGAAGCCACCAGCAGCGCGCCCTGCTCGCCATGCAGGAATTGCGAAATGGTCCAGGCGTTCATGTGCGCCCCGAACTCCTGTTTCTGCTCCTCGCTCAGGGCCTCGTAGGGCGCGTAGCCGGTGAAAGGCACCACTGCGTCACGCTGCTCGGGTGTGAGCGCTGTAGGCGGCTTGCTCCAGTCGATATCGGTTTCCACGTTCCAGTTGAGCTGTTTGCCGAGCTCGTAGAGCTTGCGGATACGGTCATCCTGGATCCGGTAATCCCAGTTGTAGCTGCCGGTGAGCGGGGTCTGGAAGATCTCGGCGATCTGCTGCGCGCCGGCGGCGTCCAGCGCCGCGGCTTCCTGCGTAAAGGAACGAATGGCACTCGGTGTATCGATGACGAACTGGACACCCATGGGCAACCTCCGCAAACGTGATGACAGAAAATAGTGTGCTGACACGCACACCATGGATGCAATGCACCATGGATGCAATGATAGTTGCGGGGATTTCGGTAACAAGGTTATCTTGTGCCATAAATTGGTCATTTGGGGCCAGAGTATGCCGCACAGGCTGCGCTTGCCGCGTCGTGATGTGCCCGGACCGATGGGGGCGATCCTGCTCGAGGTGGCAGCCGATTTTGCGATCGACGCGAACCGGGTGCTCGCCGGCACGACCATCGACGAAGCCGTGCTGAGTGCGCCCGATAAGCGCATCGGCATGCGTGATCACACCCGCATGCTGCAAAACTGTTTCGCGCTTTCCGGGGAGCCGGGCTTCGCGCTGTATTACGGCAGTCGCATTTCGGTGGCGGCCCTCGGCGTGCTCAGTTACGCGCTGATGTGCTGTCGCAATGTGCGGGAGCTGGTGGAGGTACTGGGACGTTACCATCAGCTGATCAGCGGCAGCTTTCATATCGAGATCGAAACCGGAAGCGAGGTGCTGGCGATCCGGCTGCTGGGCGGCATGCTCGAATCCGCCGTGCAACCGGCGGATTGCGAAATCTTCTTCTCCGCGGCCGCTGCCTCGCTGCGCCAGCTCTGCCAGCTGTCCGACGATGCGCTGCACGCGAGCGTGGTCTATCCCGATCCCGGTCACGGGGCGCTGTACCGCTCGCTGGTGTGTCGCGATATGGTTTTCGGTGCGCCGCGGAATTGCCTGTCGATCGACCGGCGCTATCTCGACGTACCCTTGCAGTTCGCAAATCCCACGCTGCTCAAGCTCTACCGCCAGCAGTGCGAGGAAATGCTGGCAAACATGCAGCGCAGCGCCG is a window from the Gammaproteobacteria bacterium genome containing:
- the miaB gene encoding tRNA (N6-isopentenyl adenosine(37)-C2)-methylthiotransferase MiaB, which codes for MSDRPAGKVFVQTHGCQMNEYDSSRMLDLLRETHGLLPTDDPEAADVLLLNTCSIREKAQDKVFHQLGRWRKLKLRKPGLVIGVGGCVASQEGGDIGRRAPYVDLVFGPQTLHRLPEMIDRTRNGEHSGPLVDISFPEIEKFDHLPAPSVDGPSAFVSVMEGCSKYCSFCVVPYTRGEEVSRPLDDVLVEIVQLAAQGVREVNLLGQNVNAYRGRNHLGEIVDFAELLALVAGVEGIDRLRYTTSHPIEFNDALVQAYAAIPELVSYLHLPVQSGSDRILALMKRGHTAIEYKSTIRKLRRIRPGMSISSDFIVGFPGETAEDFEATMRLIEDVGFDQSFSFVYSPRPGTPAAQLPDATPEAEKKQRLARLQTRINQQAQAISRRMLGTSERILVTGISRRDPGDLQGRTENNRIVNFPSHDFSLIGEFASVEIVGVQPNSLRGRLCAAAGHPLAGAADALSLAAD
- a CDS encoding DUF1820 family protein is translated as MAAEPIYKVIFINQNQVFELFARQIYQSDLYGFIEVEDYIFGERSQIVVDPAEERLKSEFAGVKRSYIPMHAIVRIDEVEKEGSVRIRDAKSSDGKVMTLPLPGLRPQFGAGSSEPPGDG
- a CDS encoding aminotransferase class I/II-fold pyridoxal phosphate-dependent enzyme codes for the protein MLHIEQADHPSLAHLENRYAALCGHGLKLDLTRGKPSPEQLDLSAGLDTALAGGFRADDGTDLRNYGGLDGLAEAKQLFAPVLQVAAGDMLIGGNSSLTLMYQCLFYGLHLGFEGAESAWHHGGKVRFICPVPGYDRHFNACIHLGIELVTVPMTATGPDMDAVEALIDSDPSIRGMWCVPRFSNPTGAVYDATTVERCAALGKRAAPGFRLFWDDAYAVHALHADAPALAPVYAACQRLGTENSVLLFGSTSKITYAGSGVAFMAASEPNLRAIRHHLGFASIGPDKLNQKRHVAFLRDHANLLAHMERHATLLRPRFKAVLDALERELGGTGMGSWENPQGGYFIGFDTRPGLAREVVRLADAAGVKLTPAGATFPHGKDPEDRNIRIAPSFPSLEEIERAMEVFVVCVQLASVRQRLAA
- a CDS encoding aminotransferase class I/II-fold pyridoxal phosphate-dependent enzyme, with product MRPSRLPDVGTTIFSVMSQKAALYGALNLAQGFPDFAVPQPLCAALTRHLELGHNQYAPMAGLVELREQIALKVERSYGCRVDAELDVTVVPGATEAIFCAIMASVGPGDEAILFDPSYDSYEPSVRLAGGRAVRIPLQAADFRIDWQRVREALSPRTRLIVINTPHNPTGSVLDAADLDALEDILQSSDALLLADEVYEHLVFDGALHQSVLRRPALAERAFAVFSFGKTFHATGWKTGYCVAPKALTAEFRRIHQFVTFVAVTPIQHALADFMRDEPQHVDTLGSFYQAKRELFVERLAGSRWGVRRSAGTYFQLLDYSAISDLGDVEMAEFLVSQHGVAAIPVSVFCQHPPPMRLLRFCFAKKDDTLIRATELLCAI
- a CDS encoding amidohydrolase — translated: MRDLNLVLLQQALMWQDPPANRARFGALLDSVTGADLVLLPEMFSTGFTMEPAVCAEDMSGASIGWLREHAARLDAALGGSLAVREAAGFRNRFVLARPDGELECYDKRHLFRMAGEHHSYLAGERRVLIEWRGWRLCPMVCYDLRFPVWSRNRGDYDVLVYVANWPARRREHWRALLLARAIENQAFVVGVNRVGVDGKGVDYAGDSLVIDPWGKVLLDAGAEAGVHALSLSAATLTNCREKFPAHLDADAFVMDG
- a CDS encoding ferritin-like domain-containing protein — translated: MGVQFVIDTPSAIRSFTQEAAALDAAGAQQIAEIFQTPLTGSYNWDYRIQDDRIRKLYELGKQLNWNVETDIDWSKPPTALTPEQRDAVVPFTGYAPYEALSEEQKQEFGAHMNAWTISQFLHGEQGALLVASQLVSCAPTLNAKLYAGSQTFDEARHVEVFNKYLQTKVGYMYPVDPALKSLLDKILTDPRWDLKFIGMQLIIEGLALSAFATMKATTPPGELLNDVIELVLRDEARHVTFGINYLEEHLKGLSEAEREERARFAYEACVVARERMIPKDVFHHWGWNVEEARGIYLEGEFRQMFRNLMFMRVMPNLRRIGLLTDTTRPQFEKLGMLEYENLKDDGDIDWAEMSRPLFAS
- a CDS encoding AraC family transcriptional regulator, which gives rise to MPHRLRLPRRDVPGPMGAILLEVAADFAIDANRVLAGTTIDEAVLSAPDKRIGMRDHTRMLQNCFALSGEPGFALYYGSRISVAALGVLSYALMCCRNVRELVEVLGRYHQLISGSFHIEIETGSEVLAIRLLGGMLESAVQPADCEIFFSAAAASLRQLCQLSDDALHASVVYPDPGHGALYRSLVCRDMVFGAPRNCLSIDRRYLDVPLQFANPTLLKLYRQQCEEMLANMQRSAEFTSDVRRFLLSVPGRFPSIEEAADHLHVSPRTLRRRLEEEGSTYQRIVHELCRQLAETYLRESMLSIGEIADMLGYHDISNFRRAFISWTGRSPAGYRRGMRGGTRHDGSAAE